The following nucleotide sequence is from Flavobacteriales bacterium.
ATTTTGAATTAACGCATTTCGTACGCCGTTATCATAAAAATAAAATTTCTTTCCCCTTCTAATTTCCGTTCGCTCATTGCCGCTAAAAGCCGGAAGCTCAAACAAAACGTATGCTTGCTTTAGCAAATGAATGTAATTTTCAACGGTTTTATTGTCAATTCTAAGCAAATTACTTAGCTCATTGATGTTTGCTTCGCCGCCTATCTGCAACGCCAATGCTTTTAGCAATTTTTCTAATTGATCTGCTTTTCTAATGTTGGTTAATGCCAAAATATCTTTGTACAAATAGCTGTTTACAATTTCGTTCAACACATCAATTTCTTGGCCTTCACGGTTTAACACCTCTGGATACGAACCATAAATCAATCGGTTTTCGAGTTGAAAAAGAGCATTTACAAAACCCAAATGGCTACTCAACTCTTTCCAACTCAATGGGAATAGCTCAAATTGCCACTTTCTTCCTGTCAAACTTTCGGTTATGTTGGTGTTAAGTTCTAAAGCCGATGAACCACTTACCAGCAGTTGAACATCCTCAATTTGGTCTATTATTATTTTAAGCGTTGTGCCAATATTATTGATGCGTTGGGCTTCGTCCACAAACACTAATCTATGTTTTGCAATCACCCGTTTTATATTTTCAAGCGAATTTATTTCGAACAATTGCCGTGTGGCCGCATCATCACCCGAAAGAAAAAGATGGTTTTGGTTGCCAATAATTTGTTTTAAAAGCGTTGTTTTTCCCACCTGCCTCGGCCCGATGAGCATTATTGCCTTTTTTGGATTTAAAAAAGACATTATTCTTGGTTGAATATCTCGAACAAACATTTGGCAAAAATATACTTAAATTGGAGTATAATCCTAAAAAAACATAATTAAATTGGATTTTAATCTAAAAATAATTATGTTTTTTTTGGATTATTTAAGCGTTTATCCCGCTTAAAAACAAATATCTACCTTTGCGTTGTGCAAAAAATTTTGGCTATTGAAACTTCGGGAAAAGTGTGTTCGGTTGCCGTTTTTGAAAACAGCAGTTGTTTTGGCTATTTAGAAGAAAAAGAAGATTTTAAACATGCCGCCATTTTAACCATTCTTATTGAAAAACTGCTCAATCGACTTGATATAAGGCCAAATCAATTGGATGCTATTGCCCTAAGTGGAGGCCCGGGTTCGTACACCGGATTGCGAATTGGAACCAGCACCGCAAAAGGATTGTGCTACGCACTTGACAAACCTTTATTAGCCATTGATACGCTACAAATAATTGCCAATGGGTTTGTTGAAACTCATAAAAAAAATGGCCTCATTTGCCCCATGGTAGAT
It contains:
- a CDS encoding ATP-binding protein, which translates into the protein MFVRDIQPRIMSFLNPKKAIMLIGPRQVGKTTLLKQIIGNQNHLFLSGDDAATRQLFEINSLENIKRVIAKHRLVFVDEAQRINNIGTTLKIIIDQIEDVQLLVSGSSALELNTNITESLTGRKWQFELFPLSWKELSSHLGFVNALFQLENRLIYGSYPEVLNREGQEIDVLNEIVNSYLYKDILALTNIRKADQLEKLLKALALQIGGEANINELSNLLRIDNKTVENYIHLLKQAYVLFELPAFSGNERTEIRRGKKFYFYDNGVRNALIQNFNPLSFRNDVGALWENYFIAERLKYIRYKPTYAKLYFWRTTQMQEIDLIEQEGATLRAFELKWNPKTKVKISKTFSKNYDAQVEIVHRENFMKFLED
- the tsaB gene encoding tRNA (adenosine(37)-N6)-threonylcarbamoyltransferase complex dimerization subunit type 1 TsaB, which translates into the protein MQKILAIETSGKVCSVAVFENSSCFGYLEEKEDFKHAAILTILIEKLLNRLDIRPNQLDAIALSGGPGSYTGLRIGTSTAKGLCYALDKPLLAIDTLQIIANGFVETHKKNGLICPMVDARRMEVFTSLFDENLKAVTAPKPLILDENSYKPELENSIIHFVGNGSEKAADVILHSNARFYSDDFLSAKNMGDLALRKLQNQDFADTVYFEPFYLKEFFMTGKK